A stretch of Rhizobium glycinendophyticum DNA encodes these proteins:
- the tmk gene encoding dTMP kinase — protein sequence MATGPGLFVSFEGGEGAGKSTQIRLLAEALRERGHDVVVTREPGGSPGAEALRHVLLSGAAEPFGIRMEAMLFAAARADHLACFVRPALSRGQVVLCDRFVDSSRVYQGVTGNLEPKLMAALERVSVAGTMPDLTLILDLPASIGLARARRRAGAAPSPAQPDRFEKERTDVHEKRRQGFLDIAAREPERCRVIDASLDVERIARDVLADVLLVMAQRRSERNDQVAGR from the coding sequence TTGGCGACCGGTCCCGGATTGTTCGTGAGTTTCGAGGGAGGCGAGGGGGCCGGGAAATCGACCCAGATCCGCCTGCTGGCCGAAGCCTTGCGCGAACGTGGCCACGACGTCGTGGTCACACGCGAGCCCGGCGGGTCTCCCGGGGCCGAGGCGCTGCGCCATGTGCTGCTGTCCGGCGCGGCCGAACCGTTCGGCATCCGGATGGAGGCCATGCTCTTTGCAGCCGCCCGGGCCGATCATCTCGCCTGTTTCGTGCGTCCGGCGTTGTCGCGGGGGCAGGTTGTTCTCTGCGACCGCTTCGTCGATTCCTCGCGTGTCTATCAAGGCGTGACCGGCAATCTGGAGCCGAAGCTGATGGCAGCGCTCGAGCGGGTGTCGGTTGCCGGGACCATGCCGGATCTGACCCTGATTCTCGATCTGCCTGCCAGCATCGGCCTTGCCCGTGCAAGGCGTCGTGCGGGGGCCGCACCCTCACCGGCGCAGCCGGATCGCTTCGAGAAGGAACGCACGGACGTGCATGAAAAACGTCGCCAGGGCTTTCTCGACATCGCCGCGCGCGAGCCGGAGCGTTGCCGGGTCATCGATGCCAGTCTCGATGTCGAGCGGATCGCCCGCGATGTCCTCGCCGACGTGTTGCTGGTGATGGCGCAGCGTCGTAGCGAGCGCAATGATCAGGTGGCGGGCCGATGA
- a CDS encoding D-alanyl-D-alanine carboxypeptidase family protein, producing the protein MPVRAQDAPKPGVMETKAGQAYLIEASTGTVLLAKNERQSFAPASLAKLMTLEIVFQALTEGEIRPGTIYPVSEFAWRTGGAPSRTSTMFAAVKSQVPVADLVKGIAVQTANDGCLIIAEGMAGSEAKFVERMNGRAAELGLKDSHFGNSTGLPHPDNRSTLVDLVTLAQHLQREYPALYATFSIPEFEWNKILQRNRNPLLGIGADGLGTGFAEGSGYAIVASVERNGRRLFLGLGGLATDKERTEEATRLLNWGFDGFEMRQLFKKDEVIGEASVYGGAQSTVPLVASKPVEVYVPVNNPERLQARIVYRWPLRPPVLAGAEIAVLNLLSGERPLVSVPLQSAAAVEVGTLRQRAWDALIELLFFWL; encoded by the coding sequence ATGCCGGTGCGGGCCCAGGATGCGCCGAAGCCGGGCGTGATGGAGACGAAGGCTGGGCAGGCCTATCTGATCGAGGCTTCCACCGGCACGGTGCTCCTTGCCAAGAACGAACGGCAAAGCTTTGCGCCGGCCTCGCTTGCCAAGCTGATGACGCTTGAAATCGTCTTCCAGGCTTTGACCGAGGGGGAGATCCGGCCCGGCACGATTTACCCCGTCTCCGAATTCGCCTGGCGGACGGGCGGGGCGCCCTCCAGAACTTCGACGATGTTTGCGGCGGTGAAGAGCCAGGTTCCCGTGGCCGATCTGGTCAAGGGCATTGCGGTGCAGACGGCGAATGACGGCTGCCTGATCATTGCCGAGGGCATGGCGGGTTCGGAGGCGAAATTCGTTGAGCGGATGAATGGGCGGGCGGCAGAACTGGGTTTGAAGGATAGCCATTTCGGCAATTCCACAGGGCTTCCCCATCCGGACAATCGATCGACGCTTGTCGATCTCGTGACGCTGGCGCAGCATCTGCAGCGGGAGTATCCGGCACTCTACGCTACGTTTTCGATCCCTGAATTCGAATGGAACAAGATCCTTCAGCGCAACCGCAACCCGCTGCTCGGCATCGGCGCGGACGGGCTGGGAACCGGATTTGCCGAGGGGAGCGGTTACGCCATCGTCGCCTCTGTCGAGCGCAACGGACGGCGGCTGTTCCTCGGACTCGGCGGGCTTGCAACCGACAAGGAGCGCACTGAAGAAGCGACACGGCTCCTCAACTGGGGCTTCGACGGGTTCGAGATGCGGCAGTTGTTCAAGAAGGACGAGGTGATCGGCGAGGCGAGCGTCTATGGCGGCGCGCAGTCGACCGTGCCTTTGGTTGCTTCCAAGCCAGTCGAAGTTTATGTGCCGGTCAACAATCCCGAGCGGCTGCAGGCGCGGATCGTTTATCGCTGGCCGCTGAGGCCGCCTGTTTTAGCGGGGGCCGAGATTGCAGTCCTCAATCTTTTGTCCGGTGAGCGGCCGCTGGTTTCGGTTCCACTACAAAGTGCTGCAGCCGTCGAGGTGGGTACACTGCGTCAACGGGCATGGGACGCGCTGATCGAACTCCTGTTCTTCTGGCTCTGA
- a CDS encoding septal ring lytic transglycosylase RlpA family protein, whose translation MHSSTGGRLAMGGKWLGVALMCAFTASCSTTKETAEKPKRSKEYFAESVYGVKASPRLVASGPVPKGGGRYMVGKPYVVKGETFVPKENPRYDEIGIASWYGDAFHGRLTANGELYDKEYLSAAHPTLPLPSYARVTNLTNGSSVIVRINDRGPFHRGRLIDLSNKTADMLDMAHSGTGKVRVQYVGPARMDGHDMPYLMASYVKKGERGPVIDPQGQIASGVMVASNDVAVPQYRPQPEPVYQTALSGSTPSGGAAPHTLDAQLLMTQPAIAPGMAAADGQVFVALPQIGPVPGLRPHHVPGYDGSGYAAAYAEERSTAGTLAFDAILVRNGGLTESSILSSVAKGGITLSKGL comes from the coding sequence ATGCATTCGAGCACAGGCGGCCGGCTGGCCATGGGTGGAAAATGGCTGGGCGTGGCGCTGATGTGCGCCTTTACCGCCTCCTGTTCGACCACCAAGGAAACGGCGGAGAAGCCGAAGCGCTCGAAGGAGTATTTTGCCGAGTCGGTGTATGGCGTGAAGGCGAGCCCCCGGCTGGTGGCGAGTGGGCCTGTGCCGAAAGGCGGCGGCCGCTACATGGTCGGCAAGCCCTATGTGGTGAAGGGCGAAACCTTCGTGCCCAAGGAGAATCCGCGCTACGACGAGATCGGCATCGCCTCGTGGTATGGCGACGCGTTCCATGGTCGCCTGACCGCGAATGGCGAACTCTACGACAAGGAATATCTTTCGGCCGCCCATCCGACATTGCCACTTCCGAGCTATGCGCGGGTCACCAACCTCACCAATGGCAGCTCCGTCATCGTCCGGATCAACGACCGGGGACCGTTTCATCGGGGTCGCCTGATCGACCTCTCCAACAAGACCGCCGACATGCTGGACATGGCCCATAGCGGCACCGGCAAGGTGCGGGTGCAGTATGTCGGACCGGCACGGATGGATGGGCATGACATGCCTTATCTGATGGCCTCCTACGTCAAGAAGGGCGAGCGCGGTCCGGTCATCGATCCGCAAGGTCAAATCGCATCTGGCGTGATGGTCGCTTCAAACGACGTGGCCGTGCCGCAATACAGGCCGCAGCCTGAGCCGGTGTATCAGACGGCGCTGTCGGGCTCCACGCCGAGTGGCGGGGCAGCACCCCACACGCTCGACGCGCAACTTCTGATGACGCAGCCGGCCATAGCGCCGGGTATGGCGGCTGCCGATGGGCAGGTTTTCGTCGCGCTTCCACAGATTGGACCCGTCCCCGGCCTGCGCCCGCATCACGTGCCCGGATATGACGGTTCCGGTTACGCAGCGGCCTATGCGGAAGAGAGAAGCACTGCCGGCACGCTTGCCTTCGATGCCATTCTCGTGCGCAATGGCGGTCTCACCGAGAGCTCGATTCTCTCTTCGGTTGCCAAAGGCGGGATCACGCTCTCCAAGGGGCTCTGA
- a CDS encoding cobyric acid synthase: MTKAIMLQGTGSDVGKTILVAGLCRLASNRGLNVAPFKPQNMSNNAAVSDDGGEIGRAQWLQALAARIPTSVHMNPVLLKPQTETGSQIIVQGKVFGQAKGRDYQRLKPQLMAAVLDSFRQVSAGRDLVIVEGAGSPAEINLRAGDIANMGFATRADVPVVLVGDIDRGGVIASLVGTHTILTEEDRRQITGYIINKFRGDVTLFDEGISAIGGFTGWPCFGVVPWLKAASRLPAEDSVVLERLARGEGGALKIAVPVLSRIANFDDLDPLRLEPEVDLVFVRGGDPLPVDAGLVILPGSKSTIGDLAEFRANGWDRDLALHVRRGGRVIGICGGYQMLGRTVADPLGLEGAPVTVEGLGLLDVDTVMAAEKTVRNSRAHSLDYDVPLSGYEIHLGVTEGADRARAPVAIDGRADGATSADGRIAGTYLHGLFSSDAYRERLLESFGIRGGGTDYRSLVDAALDDVAAELETHLSKDWLGALLG, encoded by the coding sequence ATGACGAAAGCGATAATGCTGCAGGGAACGGGCTCGGATGTCGGAAAGACGATACTGGTCGCCGGCCTCTGCCGGCTCGCCTCAAACCGAGGCCTGAATGTCGCGCCGTTCAAGCCGCAGAACATGTCGAACAATGCTGCCGTTTCCGATGATGGAGGCGAGATCGGCCGGGCGCAGTGGTTGCAGGCGCTGGCCGCGCGCATACCGACCAGCGTGCACATGAACCCGGTTCTGTTGAAGCCGCAGACCGAGACGGGCAGCCAGATCATCGTACAGGGCAAGGTTTTCGGTCAGGCGAAGGGGCGCGATTACCAGCGGCTGAAGCCGCAATTGATGGCGGCCGTGCTGGACAGCTTTCGGCAAGTGTCTGCGGGGCGTGATCTCGTGATCGTCGAGGGTGCGGGCTCGCCAGCCGAAATCAACCTTCGGGCCGGCGATATCGCCAATATGGGATTTGCGACGCGAGCGGATGTTCCGGTCGTTCTGGTCGGCGACATCGATCGGGGTGGGGTGATCGCTTCGCTGGTCGGCACGCATACGATCCTGACGGAGGAGGACCGGCGGCAGATCACCGGTTACATCATCAACAAGTTTCGCGGCGACGTGACGTTGTTTGACGAAGGGATTTCGGCCATTGGCGGCTTTACCGGCTGGCCGTGTTTCGGCGTCGTGCCCTGGCTTAAGGCGGCAAGCCGGTTGCCCGCCGAGGATTCCGTTGTGCTGGAGAGGCTCGCCCGGGGCGAGGGTGGAGCGCTGAAGATCGCCGTGCCCGTTCTCTCGCGGATCGCCAATTTCGACGACCTCGATCCGCTCCGCCTCGAGCCTGAAGTCGATCTTGTCTTCGTGCGGGGCGGTGATCCGTTGCCCGTCGATGCGGGGCTGGTCATCCTGCCTGGGTCGAAATCGACGATCGGCGATCTCGCGGAATTCAGGGCGAATGGCTGGGACCGCGATCTCGCGCTGCATGTCAGACGGGGCGGGCGCGTGATCGGGATCTGTGGCGGATATCAGATGCTGGGCCGCACGGTTGCAGACCCGCTCGGCCTGGAAGGGGCACCCGTCACAGTGGAGGGGCTCGGCCTGCTGGACGTCGATACAGTGATGGCGGCGGAGAAGACGGTGCGCAACAGCCGGGCGCATTCCCTCGATTACGACGTGCCGCTTTCCGGCTACGAGATCCACCTTGGGGTGACCGAGGGGGCCGACCGGGCGAGGGCGCCGGTTGCAATCGATGGCCGAGCGGATGGCGCCACCTCTGCTGACGGACGAATAGCCGGCACCTATCTGCATGGGCTATTTTCAAGCGATGCCTATCGCGAGCGCCTTCTGGAGAGTTTCGGTATTCGCGGCGGCGGGACCGATTATCGAAGCCTTGTCGATGCGGCGCTCGACGATGTCGCGGCCGAACTCGAGACGCATCTGTCGAAAGACTGGCTGGGAGCCCTGCTTGGCTGA
- a CDS encoding ABC transporter substrate-binding protein — protein MKKLLAATLFAAGIYAAAGSAQAAECGDVSIAEMNWASAGVAAYVDKIILESGYGCTVTVVTGDTMPTFASMNEKGQPDIAPEFWVNAVRTALDQAIAEGRLIQAAPLLSDGGVEGWWIPKFIADEHPDIKTVEDALKHPELFPAPEDPSKGAVTNCPSGWNCQVSTANLYKALGAKDKGFELVDTGSAAGLDGSIANAFENKKGWLGYYWAPTAILGKYEMVKLSFGVDHDKANWDACTAVPDCPDPKVNAYPVSDVYTVVTKGFAEKAGVAMDYVKTRKWDNATVGKVLAWMEENQGTNEDGAKHFLETYPEMWTTWVAPEVAEKVKAAL, from the coding sequence ATGAAGAAGCTCCTCGCTGCCACGCTTTTCGCCGCGGGCATTTATGCAGCCGCTGGGTCCGCCCAGGCTGCCGAATGTGGCGATGTTTCGATCGCCGAAATGAACTGGGCCTCGGCCGGCGTCGCCGCCTATGTCGACAAGATCATTCTGGAAAGCGGCTATGGCTGCACCGTGACCGTCGTCACCGGTGATACCATGCCGACCTTCGCTTCGATGAACGAGAAAGGCCAGCCCGACATCGCCCCGGAATTCTGGGTCAACGCCGTGCGCACCGCGCTTGACCAGGCGATTGCTGAAGGCCGTCTGATCCAGGCCGCACCGCTCCTCTCCGACGGGGGTGTCGAAGGCTGGTGGATTCCGAAGTTCATCGCTGATGAACATCCAGACATCAAGACGGTCGAGGACGCCCTGAAGCATCCGGAACTGTTCCCGGCTCCGGAAGATCCGTCCAAGGGCGCAGTGACCAACTGCCCGTCCGGCTGGAACTGCCAGGTCTCCACCGCCAACCTCTACAAGGCGCTCGGCGCCAAGGACAAGGGCTTCGAACTGGTCGACACGGGCTCGGCTGCCGGCCTCGATGGCTCGATCGCCAACGCCTTTGAAAACAAGAAGGGCTGGCTCGGTTATTATTGGGCTCCGACCGCCATCCTCGGCAAGTACGAGATGGTCAAGCTCTCCTTCGGCGTAGACCATGACAAGGCCAACTGGGATGCCTGCACCGCGGTTCCGGATTGCCCGGATCCGAAGGTCAATGCCTATCCGGTCTCCGACGTCTACACCGTCGTCACCAAGGGCTTTGCCGAAAAGGCCGGCGTTGCCATGGACTACGTGAAGACCCGCAAATGGGACAACGCGACCGTCGGCAAGGTTCTGGCCTGGATGGAAGAAAACCAGGGCACCAATGAAGATGGCGCCAAGCACTTCCTTGAAACCTATCCGGAAATGTGGACCACCTGGGTTGCTCCGGAAGTTGCCGAAAAGGTCAAGGCTGCCCTCTGA
- a CDS encoding ABC transporter permease → MASTLCNYLPELLCKFPAIDQTLMRGVRKTVDDSFKSFVRAYGNVIDALTTPLQHFLNGLESLFVNTPWFIILAVMVLVVYFASRNMRIVAVTVIGMLFIGLVGLWEDTMITLAIVTVSTLLAIVIGIPIGILMARSDRAQSVVNPILDVMQTLPSFVYLIPVVMIFGIGKVPGVIAVVIYAVPPMIRLTNLGIRLVDREVLEAADAFGSSPGQKLMNVQIPLALPTVMAGINQTIMMSLAMVVVASMIGVGGLGKNVLQAISNQFLTIGFLNGFALVAIAIIFDRTSQAYGKRLQRHTEVVHG, encoded by the coding sequence ATGGCTTCGACTTTATGCAATTATCTGCCGGAACTGCTCTGCAAGTTTCCGGCGATCGACCAGACGCTCATGCGCGGTGTGCGCAAGACCGTCGATGACAGCTTCAAAAGCTTTGTGCGCGCCTACGGCAACGTCATCGACGCGCTGACAACGCCCCTGCAGCACTTCCTCAACGGGCTGGAATCACTTTTCGTCAATACCCCGTGGTTCATCATCCTCGCCGTCATGGTTCTGGTGGTATATTTTGCAAGCCGAAACATGCGCATTGTCGCGGTCACCGTGATCGGCATGCTCTTCATCGGCCTGGTCGGCCTGTGGGAAGACACGATGATTACGCTCGCGATCGTCACCGTCTCCACCCTTCTTGCCATTGTTATCGGTATCCCGATTGGCATCCTGATGGCCCGCTCCGACCGCGCCCAGTCGGTGGTCAATCCCATCCTCGACGTCATGCAGACGCTGCCGAGTTTCGTCTACCTGATCCCCGTCGTCATGATCTTCGGCATCGGCAAGGTCCCGGGCGTCATCGCCGTCGTGATCTATGCCGTACCGCCAATGATCCGCCTCACCAATCTCGGTATCCGGCTTGTCGATCGCGAGGTGCTCGAAGCTGCAGACGCGTTCGGCTCTTCGCCGGGCCAGAAGCTGATGAACGTGCAGATCCCGCTGGCGCTTCCGACGGTCATGGCCGGCATCAACCAGACCATCATGATGTCCCTCGCCATGGTCGTCGTCGCCTCGATGATCGGCGTCGGCGGTCTCGGCAAGAACGTGCTTCAGGCGATCTCCAACCAGTTCCTGACGATCGGTTTCCTCAACGGCTTCGCGCTTGTCGCGATCGCCATCATCTTCGACCGCACCAGCCAGGCATATGGCAAGCGCCTTCAGCGCCACACGGAGGTAGTCCATGGCTAG
- a CDS encoding quaternary amine ABC transporter ATP-binding protein codes for MASHGIEIRNLYKIFGPNGAAHIEAVKAGISKSELNEKHGHVLGLKDINISMPAGGITVVMGLSGSGKSTLIRHINRLIEPTSGEVLYDGVDVCQMNQLELREFRRHKTAMVFQKFALLPHRTVLENTVYGLDIQGIPRSKSEEIGRRWIDRVGLAGFEGHYPNQLSGGMQQRVGLARALSNDADILLMDEAYSALDPLIRVDMQTVLLDLQQELKKTVVFITHDLDEALRLGDKIAILRDGQVIQQGSGQDIVLQPADDYISAFVKEVNRGRVIMLGTIMSPSTMAAEGLALPSDMVLETAARMMTEARQTSANVVDEAGKPVGHVDLQQIIGAMVTPKSHEDNQIAAA; via the coding sequence ATGGCTAGTCACGGCATTGAAATCAGGAACCTTTACAAGATTTTCGGCCCCAATGGCGCTGCGCATATCGAAGCGGTCAAAGCAGGGATCTCGAAGTCGGAGCTGAACGAGAAGCACGGCCATGTGCTGGGCCTCAAGGACATCAACATCTCCATGCCCGCCGGTGGCATCACCGTCGTCATGGGACTGTCGGGTTCCGGCAAGTCGACGCTGATCCGTCACATCAACCGGCTGATCGAGCCAACATCGGGCGAAGTGCTCTATGACGGTGTCGATGTCTGTCAGATGAACCAGCTGGAACTGCGCGAATTCCGCCGCCACAAGACGGCAATGGTCTTCCAGAAATTCGCCCTCCTGCCCCATCGCACGGTGCTAGAAAACACGGTCTACGGCCTCGACATTCAGGGTATTCCACGCTCGAAAAGCGAGGAGATCGGTCGCCGCTGGATTGACCGGGTCGGCCTCGCCGGTTTCGAGGGGCATTATCCAAACCAGCTGTCGGGCGGCATGCAGCAGCGCGTCGGTCTTGCCCGTGCGCTGTCCAACGACGCCGACATTCTGTTGATGGACGAAGCCTATTCCGCTCTCGACCCGCTGATCCGCGTCGACATGCAGACCGTGCTGCTCGACTTGCAGCAGGAGTTGAAGAAGACGGTGGTGTTCATCACCCACGATCTCGACGAGGCGCTACGCCTCGGCGACAAGATCGCCATCCTGCGGGATGGCCAGGTTATCCAGCAGGGCTCCGGCCAGGATATCGTGCTGCAGCCGGCCGACGACTACATCTCCGCCTTCGTCAAGGAAGTGAACCGCGGTCGCGTCATCATGCTCGGCACCATCATGTCGCCCTCGACAATGGCGGCCGAAGGCTTGGCACTGCCGAGTGACATGGTTCTGGAAACAGCAGCCCGGATGATGACCGAGGCCCGCCAGACCAGCGCAAACGTCGTTGATGAGGCGGGCAAACCCGTCGGTCATGTCGATCTACAGCAGATCATCGGCGCCATGGTCACGCCCAAAAGCCACGAAGACAACCAGATCGCCGCCGCGTAA
- the bmt gene encoding betaine--homocysteine S-methyltransferase, with product MATASNPLSELLAEKGVLLADGATGTNLFAQGLEAGEAPELWNEAEPHKIVKLHQDFVDAGADIILTNSFGGTRHRLKLHNAQDRVFDLNKKAAEIARSVADKAPRKVIVAGSVGPTGELLIPLGAMSYEDAVAAFVEQMEGLKAGGVDVAWIETMSSPDEIRAAAEAAVKVGLPYTFTGSFDTAGKTMMGLDPKNIHGVAPDIGSGPLAVGANCGVGASDILASLLDMTEADPAATVIVKGNCGIPEFRGSEIFYSGTPPLMADYARLARDAGAKIIGGCCGTSCGHLAAMRAALDDYTPGPRPTIETIVDRIGPLRNKTASESSAQDSGRRSRRRG from the coding sequence ATGGCAACCGCGTCCAATCCGCTCTCCGAACTCCTGGCCGAAAAGGGTGTGCTGCTCGCCGATGGCGCAACCGGCACAAACCTGTTTGCGCAAGGGCTTGAGGCCGGTGAAGCGCCGGAATTATGGAACGAGGCGGAGCCGCACAAGATCGTCAAGCTGCATCAGGATTTCGTCGATGCCGGGGCTGACATCATCCTCACCAATTCCTTTGGCGGCACCCGCCACCGGTTGAAGCTGCACAACGCCCAGGATCGCGTCTTCGACCTCAACAAGAAGGCGGCCGAAATCGCCCGCAGCGTCGCCGACAAGGCCCCCCGCAAGGTCATCGTCGCCGGCTCCGTCGGCCCGACCGGCGAACTGCTGATCCCGCTCGGTGCCATGAGCTACGAGGATGCGGTCGCCGCCTTCGTCGAGCAGATGGAAGGTCTCAAAGCCGGCGGCGTCGACGTCGCCTGGATCGAGACCATGTCCTCGCCGGACGAAATTCGTGCCGCAGCCGAGGCCGCGGTCAAGGTCGGCCTGCCCTACACGTTCACCGGCTCCTTCGATACCGCCGGCAAGACCATGATGGGCCTCGACCCGAAGAACATTCACGGCGTTGCGCCTGACATCGGTTCCGGCCCGCTCGCTGTCGGCGCCAATTGCGGTGTGGGAGCCTCGGATATCCTCGCGAGCCTCCTGGATATGACCGAAGCCGATCCGGCCGCCACGGTCATCGTCAAGGGCAATTGCGGTATCCCGGAATTCCGCGGCTCGGAAATCTTCTATTCCGGCACCCCGCCCCTGATGGCCGACTACGCCCGCCTCGCCCGCGATGCCGGCGCCAAGATCATCGGCGGCTGCTGCGGCACCTCCTGCGGCCACCTCGCCGCGATGCGCGCAGCACTCGACGACTACACGCCCGGCCCGCGTCCGACGATCGAAACCATTGTCGACCGCATCGGTCCGCTGCGCAACAAGACGGCAAGCGAATCGAGTGCCCAGGACAGTGGCCGCCGCAGCCGCCGTCGCGGCTGA
- a CDS encoding phosphodiester glycosidase family protein: protein MRFIFRILCPLAGFFLGSLAGPAFAQVAQGACSELREPTGIYIGCQFDPETVDIRLHLADPEGKIYGGFDPLRRQLWAERRVLLFAMNAGMYHDDRSPVGLFVEYGHVVKPAVTGSGFGNFHLLPNGVFLMKDGRAEVMETMAHQKRGVTPDFATQSGPMLVIDGKLHPRFLADSDSLKIRNGVGVDAAGRVHMVISKVPVRFYDFATLFRDRLGCRNALYLDGSISSAFIADQNRDDRLFPMGPILSVSAPIRQ from the coding sequence GTGCGCTTTATCTTTCGGATTCTCTGCCCGCTTGCGGGGTTTTTCCTGGGCAGTCTCGCCGGGCCGGCCTTCGCTCAGGTGGCGCAGGGTGCCTGTTCGGAGTTACGCGAGCCGACGGGCATTTATATCGGGTGCCAGTTCGATCCCGAAACGGTCGATATCAGGCTGCATCTTGCCGACCCCGAAGGAAAGATCTATGGCGGCTTCGATCCGCTCAGGCGGCAGCTCTGGGCCGAGCGCCGGGTGCTTCTGTTTGCCATGAATGCCGGGATGTATCACGACGACCGGTCGCCGGTCGGGTTGTTCGTCGAATACGGCCATGTCGTGAAGCCGGCCGTGACAGGCAGTGGCTTTGGCAATTTCCATCTTCTGCCGAATGGCGTCTTCCTGATGAAAGATGGGCGCGCGGAGGTGATGGAGACAATGGCCCATCAGAAGCGCGGGGTGACACCCGATTTCGCGACGCAGTCCGGGCCAATGCTGGTGATCGACGGAAAGCTGCACCCGCGGTTTCTGGCCGACAGCGACAGTCTGAAGATTCGCAACGGGGTGGGCGTCGATGCGGCGGGCCGGGTGCATATGGTGATTTCAAAGGTGCCGGTGCGGTTCTACGATTTCGCCACCTTGTTTCGCGATCGGCTCGGCTGCCGGAATGCGCTTTATCTCGACGGGTCGATTTCAAGCGCCTTCATCGCAGATCAGAACCGCGATGACCGACTGTTTCCGATGGGGCCGATTCTTTCGGTCAGCGCGCCAATCCGGCAATGA
- a CDS encoding ferredoxin: MSGPFDVVERLDALLEPQGLMRRGVVRFQPGEAAPALEGGQNAQAVVLIGVTGGAMWSAFTAWRDRQVDGGGSDPLDRWSEVVLDPIAADLGAHAFYPSRAPYQPFQSWAMQAEGLRASPLGLLIHPAFGLWLSFRGALAFAEWHADDVDASGSRSQGRHPCDDCAEKPCLSACPAGAVMPDRFDVTGCRIHLATIAGQSGCTDGGCLARDACPIGVAYRYPQAQVRFHMQALTLPGH, encoded by the coding sequence ATGAGCGGCCCTTTTGACGTTGTAGAACGGCTCGATGCGTTGCTGGAGCCGCAGGGGCTAATGCGGCGGGGCGTGGTGCGGTTTCAACCGGGAGAGGCTGCGCCGGCATTGGAAGGGGGGCAGAACGCTCAGGCTGTGGTGCTGATTGGAGTGACGGGTGGGGCCATGTGGTCGGCGTTTACGGCCTGGCGGGACAGGCAGGTCGATGGCGGAGGATCCGACCCGCTCGACCGGTGGTCAGAGGTCGTGCTCGACCCCATTGCCGCAGACCTTGGTGCGCACGCCTTCTATCCGTCACGGGCGCCTTACCAACCGTTCCAGTCCTGGGCGATGCAGGCCGAAGGGCTGCGGGCTTCGCCGCTTGGTTTGCTGATCCATCCGGCGTTTGGTCTATGGCTTAGTTTTCGTGGGGCGCTGGCGTTTGCGGAGTGGCATGCCGACGATGTCGACGCATCAGGTTCACGATCTCAAGGCCGGCATCCATGCGATGATTGCGCGGAGAAACCTTGTCTTTCTGCCTGCCCCGCCGGGGCGGTGATGCCCGACCGATTCGACGTGACCGGTTGTCGAATTCATCTCGCAACCATTGCCGGGCAGTCGGGTTGCACTGATGGCGGCTGTCTGGCGAGGGATGCCTGTCCGATCGGCGTCGCCTACCGGTATCCACAGGCACAGGTGAGATTTCACATGCAGGCACTGACCTTGCCGGGACACTGA